A section of the Betaproteobacteria bacterium genome encodes:
- a CDS encoding alanine racemase, producing MTARVGPAARAKVDALHIDLETVREAAAAHYTHPFLLLDTDVVRASVRRFQRALPGVRPHYAVKANAHPALLKVLREEGIAFETASVGELDLLLELGVPAGDILYSNPVKSREHIAQAARQGVEWFVVDCVEELRKFAAIAP from the coding sequence ATGACTGCGCGCGTCGGTCCGGCGGCGCGTGCGAAGGTCGACGCACTCCACATCGATCTCGAGACGGTGCGCGAGGCGGCGGCAGCGCACTACACGCATCCCTTCCTGCTGCTGGACACAGACGTCGTGCGCGCCAGTGTGCGTCGGTTCCAGCGTGCGCTGCCGGGTGTCCGACCGCATTACGCGGTCAAGGCCAATGCGCACCCGGCGCTGCTCAAGGTGTTGCGGGAGGAGGGAATCGCCTTCGAGACCGCCTCCGTCGGCGAGCTCGACCTGCTCCTGGAACTCGGGGTACCGGCTGGCGATATCCTGTACTCGAACCCGGTCAAGTCTCGCGAGCACATCGCGCAGGCGGCGCGGCAGGGCGTCGAGTGGTTCGTCGTCGATTGCGTCGAGGAACTGCGCAAGTTCGCCGCCATTGCGCC